A genomic region of Xanthomonas fragariae contains the following coding sequences:
- a CDS encoding PIN domain-containing protein: protein MTRLVLLDANLLIGALDGEEGSAAHEASLSTFEALVADPDVKIAISPLIRYEVLRGMDQADVEAVNAILNDMKEFEVRGQEAIRAAEVFRKARQTNVKLDKRKFDVFHCVCAEINELEMLSKDEDVEMIQKLMKA from the coding sequence ATGACCCGTCTGGTACTACTGGATGCCAACCTGCTGATCGGCGCACTGGACGGGGAGGAGGGAAGCGCGGCTCACGAAGCCTCGCTGTCGACGTTTGAGGCGCTGGTCGCCGATCCGGACGTCAAGATAGCGATCTCCCCGCTGATTCGATACGAAGTGCTGCGCGGTATGGACCAGGCGGATGTCGAGGCGGTGAACGCCATCCTCAACGATATGAAGGAGTTCGAGGTACGGGGCCAAGAGGCCATACGTGCTGCGGAAGTATTCCGGAAAGCTCGCCAGACCAATGTAAAGCTGGATAAGCGCAAGTTCGACGTATTCCATTGCGTCTGCGCGGAAATCAATGAACTCGAGATGCTCAGCAAGGATGAGGATGTCGAGATGATTCAAAAACTTATGAAGGCCTGA
- the carB gene encoding carbamoyl-phosphate synthase large subunit yields MPKRSDLKTILIIGAGPIVIGQACEFDYSGAQACKALRDEGYHVVLVNSNPATIMTDPDMADTVYIEPINWQTVEKIIAKEKPDALLPTMGGQTALNCALDLAEHGVLEKYNVELIGAKRQAIRMAEDRELFRVAMGEIGLDCPKAEVAHTLEEALDIQTRVGYPTIIRPSFTLGGSGGGIAYNREELIEIVGRGLELSPTTEVLVEESVLGWKEFEMEVVRDTADNCIIVCAIENLDPMGVHTGDSITVAPAQTLTDKEYQRLRDASIAVLRKIGVDTGGSNVQFGISPTTGRVVVIEMNPRVSRSSALASKATGFPIAKVAAKLAVGYTLDELKNEITGGLTPASFEPSIDYVVTKIPRFAFEKFPQADARLTTQMKSVGEVMAMGRTFQESLQKALRGLETGKIGLDPTGLDLSSEDDIAALKRELKAPGPERLFYVADAFRAGMTVADVYALSFIDPWFLDQIEELISHEQQLAHDGMASLDAARLRTLKRAGFSDARLAELTGTNEESVRTLRRALKVRPVYKRVDSCAAEFATSTAYMYSTYEDECEALPSNRDKIMILGGGPNRIGQGIEFDYCCVHAALALRDDGYETIMVNCNPETVSTDYDTSDRLYFEPLTLEDVLEIVELEQPKGVIVHYGGQTPLKLARALEANGVPVIGTSPDSIDLAEDRERFQQLVDKLGLKQPPNRIARNAEEALVLAREIGYPLVVRPSYVLGGRAMEIVYGESDLARYVRDAVKVSNDSPVLLDRFLDNAVEVDVDIIADKDGKVLIGGLMEHIEEAGVHSGDSSCSLPPYSLSPKTQAELRRQVVMLAEGLNVVGLMNTQFAVQVNEAGDDVVFLLEVNPRASRTVPFVSKAIGIPLAKIAARCMAGKTLAEQGATKEIVPNYYSVKEAIFPFAKFQGVDPILGPEMRSTGEVMGVGRSFSAAFARAQEAGGIKAPPVGKAFVSVRDPDKHRVLPVAQALVERGFTLVATRGTGAWLQQNGLTCDIVNKVAEGRPHIVDSIKNGDIVYIVNTTEGRAAISDSFSIRREALQHRVTYSTTVAGAKALVHSLEFRGTGPVWSLQELHKELEA; encoded by the coding sequence ATGCCCAAGCGCAGTGATCTCAAGACCATCCTCATCATCGGCGCAGGCCCGATTGTCATCGGCCAAGCCTGCGAGTTCGATTACTCCGGCGCGCAGGCGTGCAAGGCGCTGCGCGACGAGGGCTATCACGTGGTGCTGGTCAACAGCAATCCGGCCACGATCATGACCGACCCGGACATGGCCGATACGGTGTACATCGAGCCGATCAACTGGCAGACGGTCGAGAAGATCATCGCCAAGGAAAAGCCCGATGCGCTGCTGCCGACCATGGGCGGACAGACCGCGCTTAATTGCGCTCTGGATCTGGCCGAACACGGCGTGCTGGAGAAGTACAACGTCGAGCTGATCGGCGCCAAGCGCCAAGCGATCCGCATGGCCGAAGATCGCGAGCTGTTCCGCGTGGCAATGGGCGAAATTGGCCTGGATTGCCCCAAGGCCGAAGTGGCGCACACGCTGGAAGAAGCGCTGGATATCCAGACCCGCGTCGGCTACCCGACCATCATTCGCCCTAGCTTTACCCTGGGTGGCAGCGGCGGCGGCATCGCCTACAACCGCGAAGAGCTGATCGAGATCGTCGGCCGTGGCCTGGAGCTGTCGCCGACCACCGAAGTGCTGGTGGAAGAGTCGGTGCTGGGCTGGAAGGAATTCGAGATGGAAGTTGTCCGCGACACCGCGGACAACTGCATCATCGTCTGCGCGATCGAAAACCTCGACCCGATGGGCGTGCACACCGGCGACTCGATCACCGTGGCGCCGGCACAGACGCTTACCGACAAGGAATATCAGCGCCTGCGCGATGCCTCGATCGCGGTATTGCGCAAGATTGGTGTGGATACCGGCGGCTCCAACGTGCAGTTCGGCATCAGCCCGACCACTGGCCGGGTGGTGGTGATCGAAATGAATCCGCGCGTGTCGCGTTCGTCGGCGCTGGCGTCCAAGGCCACCGGCTTCCCGATCGCCAAGGTCGCCGCCAAGCTGGCGGTGGGTTACACGCTGGACGAATTGAAGAACGAGATCACCGGCGGTCTGACACCGGCCTCGTTCGAGCCGTCGATCGACTACGTGGTCACCAAGATTCCGCGTTTTGCGTTCGAGAAATTCCCGCAGGCCGATGCGCGTTTGACTACGCAGATGAAGTCGGTGGGCGAGGTGATGGCAATGGGTCGCACCTTCCAGGAATCGCTGCAGAAAGCGCTGCGTGGTCTGGAAACCGGCAAGATCGGCCTGGACCCGACCGGCCTGGATCTGAGTAGCGAAGACGATATCGCCGCGCTCAAGCGCGAGCTCAAGGCACCGGGCCCGGAGCGCCTGTTCTACGTGGCCGATGCGTTCCGCGCCGGGATGACGGTGGCCGACGTCTACGCGCTGTCGTTCATCGATCCGTGGTTCCTGGATCAGATCGAAGAACTGATTAGCCACGAGCAGCAGCTGGCCCACGACGGCATGGCGTCGCTGGATGCGGCGCGGCTGCGTACGCTCAAGCGCGCCGGTTTCTCCGATGCGCGTCTGGCCGAGCTGACCGGCACCAACGAAGAGTCGGTACGCACGCTGCGTCGCGCGCTGAAAGTGCGCCCGGTCTACAAGCGCGTGGACTCGTGCGCTGCCGAGTTTGCCACCAGCACCGCCTATATGTATTCGACCTACGAGGACGAGTGCGAAGCGCTGCCAAGCAATCGCGACAAGATCATGATCCTCGGCGGTGGCCCCAACCGTATCGGCCAGGGCATCGAGTTCGATTACTGCTGCGTGCATGCGGCGCTAGCGCTGCGCGATGACGGTTACGAAACCATTATGGTCAACTGCAATCCGGAGACCGTCTCCACCGATTACGACACCTCCGACCGTCTGTATTTCGAGCCGCTGACGCTGGAAGACGTGCTGGAAATCGTCGAGCTGGAGCAGCCCAAGGGCGTGATCGTGCATTACGGCGGCCAGACCCCGCTGAAACTGGCGCGTGCGCTGGAAGCCAACGGCGTGCCGGTGATCGGCACCTCTCCCGATTCGATCGATCTAGCCGAAGACCGCGAGCGTTTCCAGCAGCTGGTCGACAAATTGGGCCTGAAGCAGCCGCCGAACCGCATCGCCCGCAATGCCGAAGAGGCGTTGGTGCTGGCGCGCGAAATCGGCTACCCGCTGGTGGTGCGCCCGAGCTATGTGCTGGGCGGCCGCGCGATGGAAATCGTGTATGGCGAATCCGACCTGGCGCGCTATGTGCGCGATGCGGTCAAAGTCTCCAACGATTCGCCGGTGTTGCTGGATCGCTTCCTCGATAACGCGGTGGAAGTGGACGTGGACATCATTGCCGACAAGGACGGCAAGGTGCTGATCGGCGGGCTGATGGAACATATCGAAGAAGCCGGCGTGCATTCGGGCGATTCGTCCTGCTCGCTGCCGCCGTACTCGCTTTCGCCCAAGACCCAGGCCGAGCTGCGCCGCCAGGTGGTGATGCTGGCCGAAGGATTGAACGTGGTCGGCCTGATGAACACCCAGTTCGCAGTGCAGGTCAACGAGGCCGGCGACGATGTGGTGTTTCTGCTGGAAGTAAATCCGCGCGCCTCGCGCACCGTGCCGTTTGTCTCCAAGGCGATCGGCATTCCCTTGGCCAAGATCGCCGCGCGCTGCATGGCCGGCAAGACGTTGGCCGAGCAGGGCGCCACCAAGGAAATCGTGCCGAACTACTACTCGGTGAAGGAGGCGATCTTCCCGTTCGCCAAGTTCCAGGGCGTGGACCCGATTCTTGGGCCGGAGATGCGTTCCACCGGTGAAGTGATGGGCGTGGGCCGCAGCTTCAGCGCTGCGTTTGCACGGGCCCAGGAAGCCGGTGGCATCAAGGCGCCGCCGGTGGGCAAGGCATTCGTGTCGGTACGTGACCCGGACAAGCACCGCGTGCTGCCGGTGGCGCAGGCATTGGTGGAGCGTGGCTTCACTCTGGTTGCCACCCGCGGCACCGGCGCCTGGCTGCAGCAGAACGGGCTGACCTGCGACATCGTCAACAAGGTGGCCGAAGGTCGCCCGCATATCGTCGATTCGATCAAGAATGGCGACATTGTGTACATCGTCAACACCACTGAAGGTCGCGCCGCCATCTCGGATTCGTTCTCGATCCGGCGCGAAGCGCTGCAGCATCGCGTGACCTATTCGACCACTGTCGCCGGCGCCAAGGCGCTGGTGCATTCGCTGGAATTCCGCGGCACCGGCCCCGTCTGGTCGCTGCAGGAACTGCACAAGGAGCTGGAAGCATGA
- a CDS encoding AAA family ATPase: MLDRIDIEGLKGVGKVELQFDASSRARVLFGVNGVGKTKSLEAIYGVLLFTNEELLRVKGERLANLEKCVPASNVLIDDAQYLLDKPSQQVVEVRSVASQAVRHSRPLVYIGAGGRSSVGRQPTSIAALGNFEERRSQHFDVLLQECESGSLRSAGMDADIRVWFIQRAQSVNPFQVEKDNLRNEIESVLKLLHRIDQRVHAERLQIDGSQRVYLSVEGRMVELGELSSGFASVVKLFQAIISGYAGFSNSKDLQNQPGVVLIDEIESHLHVGWQVSIVRHLKALFPNTQFFISTHSPLVLTQLEQGEAYLLERDAEDGVVRSSVIDSPNMKAFADVLEETFGVDLNALKRDALVSEDQSATKRALLDLIRQRSDRQGGEQA; the protein is encoded by the coding sequence ATGCTTGATCGCATCGACATCGAAGGTTTGAAGGGAGTTGGCAAGGTAGAGCTGCAGTTCGACGCCTCCAGCCGGGCGCGCGTGCTTTTTGGTGTCAACGGCGTTGGCAAGACTAAATCGTTAGAGGCCATCTATGGTGTATTGCTATTCACCAATGAGGAGCTCTTGCGGGTCAAGGGTGAGCGGTTAGCCAATCTAGAGAAATGCGTGCCCGCGTCCAACGTCCTTATCGACGATGCGCAGTACCTTCTTGATAAGCCTTCGCAGCAGGTCGTAGAAGTAAGAAGTGTTGCTTCACAGGCGGTGCGTCACTCGCGTCCCTTGGTTTACATCGGGGCGGGTGGGCGGTCGTCGGTGGGACGTCAGCCTACATCCATTGCGGCACTGGGAAACTTTGAAGAACGTAGGTCTCAGCATTTTGATGTGTTGTTACAGGAGTGCGAGAGCGGCTCGTTGCGCTCTGCCGGCATGGATGCGGACATCCGCGTGTGGTTCATACAGCGTGCGCAGTCGGTCAATCCTTTTCAGGTTGAAAAGGACAACCTGCGTAACGAGATCGAATCGGTATTGAAGCTGTTGCATCGCATCGATCAGCGCGTGCATGCGGAGCGCTTGCAGATTGACGGCTCGCAGCGCGTTTATCTGAGTGTTGAAGGCCGGATGGTCGAGCTGGGGGAGCTCAGTTCGGGTTTTGCCTCGGTGGTGAAGCTTTTCCAGGCGATCATCTCCGGGTATGCCGGTTTCAGCAATTCCAAGGATCTCCAAAACCAGCCAGGCGTGGTGCTAATCGATGAAATCGAAAGTCATCTCCACGTTGGTTGGCAGGTAAGTATCGTCAGACATTTGAAAGCGCTTTTCCCGAACACCCAGTTCTTCATCAGCACCCACTCGCCGCTCGTGTTGACCCAGCTGGAGCAGGGAGAGGCCTATCTGCTAGAACGCGACGCGGAAGACGGAGTCGTCAGATCGTCTGTTATCGACTCGCCCAACATGAAGGCATTTGCGGATGTGCTTGAAGAGACCTTTGGGGTCGATCTCAATGCGCTCAAGCGCGATGCGCTTGTTAGCGAAGACCAGTCCGCCACCAAACGTGCACTGCTGGATCTGATCAGGCAGCGCAGCGATCGCCAGGGTGGGGAGCAAGCATGA
- the carA gene encoding glutamine-hydrolyzing carbamoyl-phosphate synthase small subunit has product MTQPAILVLEDGTVFEGESVGANGLLGANGLSVGEVVFNTAMTGYQEVLTDPSYARQMVTLTYPHIGNTGFTDQDDEASKIWAAGLIVRDVPRRPSSWRSQVALPEWLQARGVVAISGIDTRKLTRLLRQKGAQNGALMAGEIDLEKALEAARNFPGLKSMDLAKVVSTKATYGWQEGQLDLNSDTFLGLGALNVGKSARGTAGSGEGLAFNVVAYDYGVKLSILRMLAERGCDVTVVPAQMPVAEVLAMQPDGVFLSNGPGDPEPCDYAISAIQELIAKKVPTFGICLGHQLLALAAGARTVKMTTGHHGANHPVQDLDGGRVMITSQNHGFAVDESTLPANVRVTHRSLFDGTNQGIALTDAPAFSFQGHPEASPGPRDVGLLFDRFVALMAEAKA; this is encoded by the coding sequence GTGACCCAACCCGCAATCCTTGTCCTCGAAGACGGCACCGTGTTCGAGGGCGAATCCGTAGGCGCCAACGGGCTTTTAGGCGCCAACGGGCTTTCCGTCGGTGAAGTGGTGTTCAACACCGCCATGACCGGCTATCAGGAAGTCCTGACCGATCCCTCCTACGCCCGCCAGATGGTCACGTTGACCTACCCGCATATCGGCAATACCGGTTTTACCGATCAGGATGACGAAGCCAGCAAGATCTGGGCCGCCGGCCTGATCGTGCGCGATGTGCCGCGTCGCCCCAGCAGCTGGCGCAGCCAGGTGGCCTTGCCAGAGTGGCTGCAGGCCCGCGGTGTGGTCGCCATTTCCGGCATCGACACCCGCAAGCTGACCCGCCTGCTGCGTCAGAAGGGCGCCCAGAACGGCGCGTTGATGGCCGGCGAGATCGACCTTGAAAAGGCGCTGGAAGCCGCACGCAATTTCCCCGGCCTGAAGAGCATGGATCTGGCCAAGGTGGTCTCCACCAAGGCGACTTACGGTTGGCAGGAAGGTCAGCTGGATCTCAACTCCGACACCTTTCTTGGCCTAGGTGCGTTGAATGTTGGAAAGTCCGCACGTGGAACTGCGGGCTCCGGCGAGGGACTCGCATTCAATGTTGTCGCGTACGACTACGGCGTCAAGCTCAGCATTCTGCGCATGCTGGCCGAACGTGGTTGCGACGTCACCGTGGTGCCGGCGCAGATGCCGGTGGCCGAGGTGTTGGCGATGCAGCCTGACGGCGTGTTCCTGTCCAATGGCCCGGGCGATCCGGAGCCGTGCGATTACGCCATCAGCGCGATCCAGGAATTGATCGCCAAGAAGGTGCCGACCTTCGGCATCTGCCTGGGCCATCAGCTGCTGGCGCTGGCCGCTGGCGCCAGGACGGTCAAGATGACCACCGGCCACCACGGCGCCAATCACCCGGTGCAGGATCTGGACGGTGGGCGGGTGATGATTACCTCGCAGAACCACGGCTTTGCGGTCGACGAAAGCACGCTGCCGGCCAATGTGCGTGTGACCCATCGTTCGTTGTTCGATGGCACCAATCAGGGCATCGCGCTGACCGATGCACCGGCGTTCTCGTTCCAGGGCCACCCGGAAGCCTCGCCGGGCCCGCGCGATGTGGGGCTGTTGTTCGATCGGTTTGTGGCGCTAATGGCTGAAGCGAAAGCTTGA